The Paenibacillus tianjinensis genome has a window encoding:
- the rnpM gene encoding RNase P modulator RnpM, giving the protein MKQKKVPLRKCVASQEMMPKKELIRVVRTPEGEVLIDLTGKKSGRGAYICGKLECFKLAQKNKALDRALKCQVSPEIYAQLARDFASVEEEFLAAKDSEDNE; this is encoded by the coding sequence ATGAAGCAAAAAAAGGTACCGCTGCGCAAATGTGTTGCCAGCCAGGAGATGATGCCCAAAAAAGAGCTGATTCGCGTGGTTCGCACACCTGAGGGCGAAGTGCTGATCGATCTGACAGGCAAGAAGTCAGGCCGGGGGGCTTACATCTGCGGTAAACTGGAATGCTTTAAACTGGCACAAAAGAACAAAGCACTTGACCGTGCGTTAAAATGTCAAGTGAGTCCTGAAATCTATGCTCAGCTAGCCAGGGATTTTGCATCCGTGGAAGAAGAGTTTTTAGCAGCAAAGGATAGTGAGGACAATGAGTAA
- the rimP gene encoding ribosome maturation factor RimP, whose translation MSTPKSKIKQTVEQMLGSYLEDNGFELVDVEYVKEGSNWFLRIFVDKEGGIDIDDCGAISEYFSSKLDENDPISEAYFLEVSSPGAERPLKKAADVAKAVGKDVYVTVYEPIQGLKEFEGRLLSFENEELLISAGKKEHVVPYAKVASARLAIIF comes from the coding sequence TTGAGCACACCCAAATCCAAAATTAAACAAACGGTAGAGCAGATGCTCGGGTCCTATCTCGAGGACAATGGTTTCGAACTGGTGGACGTTGAATACGTGAAGGAAGGCTCCAACTGGTTTTTGCGCATATTCGTAGACAAAGAAGGCGGCATTGATATTGATGACTGTGGTGCCATTAGCGAATATTTCAGTTCAAAACTGGATGAGAATGATCCTATCTCTGAAGCCTATTTCCTGGAGGTTTCTTCTCCTGGCGCAGAACGCCCGCTCAAGAAAGCTGCAGATGTCGCCAAAGCGGTAGGCAAGGACGTATATGTAACGGTTTATGAGCCGATTCAAGGCCTCAAAGAATTCGAAGGCCGTTTGCTCTCGTTCGAGAACGAGGAACTGCTCATCTCCGCGGGCAAAAAAGAACATGTAGTGCCGTATGCCAAAGTCGCCAGCGCGAGATTGGCCATTATTTTTTAA
- a CDS encoding PolC-type DNA polymerase III → MEQNTERRRRFELLMKQGEIPPALIDSYFMDGQIERVEISRGNKDWHIVIAKESLVPAQAYRTFCLRMREKLQHIAKVSFLFLYDEQTVGRQELVQEYWGLFLEWAQREIPSVNGWLTRSTQELQDNTLVLSLNDTMSLELARKKGIEGAIIKFYDKYFGLSLKVKLQIAQDESTKADAFEEFQQKLQQEQRELVEMMMMASSEPEEPEEETDPSEVIKLQVGYEIKEQATPILQIQDEEKKITIQGTIFGLESKELRNGNTLFNFFITDFTDSLQMKMFAKTKEDLKIMSQLANGKWVRARGKVEYDRFMQIPELVMIPSDLTEVNAPPARKDNAKQKRVEFHLHTTMSTMDAVTPIGEYIKTAAKWGHPAIAVTDHGNVQSFPEANHAVHKHKIKMLYGVEANVVNDAVNIVENPQPMDLKTATYVVFDIETTGLSITRNNITELAAIKMCEGKEIGRYTTFVNPHEKIPYHIQQLTNITDEMVKDAPDLEPVLKEFVEFIGDAVLVAHNARFDMGFIQASLQKLGQPELPNPSLDTLELARLLFPSMKNHRLNTLADKYKVLLESHHRAVDDTIALGGILTGLLNDAEKLKNLTRLERLNDYVGNDLSNVRPFHCGIYALNPTGKKNLYKLISLSHTEYFKRVPCIPKSKLEQYRDGLIVISGCERGEFFETVLNKTVEEAMEVAQFYDVLEIQPLTMYMHLVDKGFVATAEDLRDVVRKICEIGEQMNKPVIATGNVHYLEPRQKLFRDITIHGITGFSPLKDQVKPDAHFRTTDEMLAEFEFLGAEKAMEVVVTNTVALAERFEEYDLFPSELFTPNIEGADEEIRSTCYNTAKSIYGEDLPEVVVARLEKELAPIIKYGFSANYLISERLVKKSNQDGYLVGSRGSVGSSVVATFLGISEVNPLPAHYICLNPECKHSEWFLDGSVPSGFDLPDKACPDCGGRLKGEGQDIPFETFLGFKGDKVPDIDLNFSGEYQPNAHNFTKTMFGPDNVFRAGTIGTVAEKTAFGFTKKYEEHHQKRWRGAELNRLAAGCTGVKRSTGQHPGGIVVLPDYMEIEDITPVQFPADDVSAEWKTTHFDYHAFDANLLKLDILGHDDPTMMRMLQDLTGVDPTTIPMNDPKVMSMFNSTEALGVRPEQIRTPVATYGVPEMGTKFVRQMLIESKPSSFADLLQISGLSHGTGVWLGNAQELIKNNTCNIKTVIGCRDDIMLYLIYKAGMDASLAFKITESVRKGKGLPPEWIEEMKKCKVPQWYIDSCLKIQYMFPKAHAAAYVISAVRTAYFKLYHPIEYYATYFSVRAADFDIELCCQGYEAINRQIGEIEAKGFQALPKEKAMLPVLEMALEMTARGFTFKNIDLYRSDANRFTVDGTSLIPPFSALAGIGENAAINIAAAKDAGEFLSIEDFQQKSKASKTVIELLTGMGCFRGLPESNQLSLF, encoded by the coding sequence ATGGAACAGAACACGGAGAGAAGAAGAAGGTTCGAGCTTCTGATGAAACAGGGCGAGATACCGCCTGCGCTGATTGATTCTTATTTTATGGACGGACAGATTGAGCGGGTAGAGATCAGCCGGGGCAACAAGGACTGGCATATTGTCATCGCAAAGGAAAGTCTTGTGCCGGCACAGGCGTACCGGACATTTTGTTTGAGAATGCGTGAGAAGCTGCAGCATATTGCCAAGGTCAGCTTCCTGTTCTTATATGATGAACAAACCGTCGGCAGGCAGGAGCTTGTACAGGAATATTGGGGATTGTTTCTGGAATGGGCACAGCGGGAGATTCCTTCCGTAAACGGTTGGCTTACACGCTCTACCCAAGAGCTTCAGGACAATACACTTGTGCTTAGCCTGAATGACACGATGTCCCTGGAACTGGCCCGCAAAAAAGGTATCGAAGGCGCCATTATTAAATTTTATGATAAATATTTTGGGCTTTCACTGAAGGTCAAACTGCAGATTGCTCAGGACGAGAGCACCAAAGCAGATGCCTTTGAAGAGTTCCAGCAAAAACTGCAGCAGGAGCAGCGTGAGCTCGTGGAAATGATGATGATGGCCAGCAGTGAACCGGAGGAGCCGGAGGAGGAAACCGATCCGAGTGAAGTGATCAAGCTTCAGGTTGGCTATGAAATCAAGGAGCAGGCTACACCGATTCTGCAGATACAGGATGAAGAGAAGAAAATTACGATTCAGGGTACGATTTTTGGATTGGAGAGCAAGGAGCTGCGCAACGGTAATACGCTGTTCAACTTCTTCATAACAGATTTTACAGATTCACTGCAGATGAAGATGTTCGCCAAGACCAAAGAAGATCTGAAAATTATGAGCCAGCTGGCCAACGGCAAGTGGGTTAGAGCACGCGGTAAGGTCGAGTACGACCGTTTCATGCAGATTCCTGAGCTTGTAATGATTCCTTCGGACCTGACCGAGGTAAACGCGCCGCCGGCACGCAAAGATAATGCCAAGCAAAAACGGGTTGAATTCCACCTGCACACGACCATGAGCACGATGGATGCCGTTACGCCGATTGGTGAATACATTAAAACTGCCGCCAAATGGGGCCATCCGGCCATTGCAGTAACCGATCACGGTAACGTGCAGAGTTTTCCGGAAGCCAACCATGCTGTCCATAAGCATAAAATTAAAATGCTCTACGGTGTGGAAGCCAATGTTGTCAACGATGCGGTTAATATAGTGGAAAATCCACAGCCGATGGATCTCAAAACAGCTACCTATGTCGTATTCGATATCGAGACCACTGGTCTGTCCATCACACGCAATAATATTACCGAGCTTGCTGCCATCAAAATGTGTGAAGGCAAGGAGATCGGCCGTTATACTACATTCGTTAATCCGCACGAAAAAATTCCGTACCATATCCAGCAGCTGACTAACATTACTGACGAAATGGTTAAGGATGCCCCGGATTTGGAACCGGTACTGAAGGAATTTGTCGAGTTCATAGGCGATGCTGTTCTGGTTGCCCATAATGCGCGGTTTGATATGGGCTTCATTCAGGCCTCTCTGCAGAAGCTGGGCCAGCCGGAGCTGCCGAATCCGTCACTGGATACGCTGGAGCTAGCGCGGCTGCTGTTTCCAAGCATGAAGAACCACCGTTTGAACACACTTGCGGATAAATATAAAGTGCTGCTGGAAAGCCATCACCGGGCGGTTGATGATACCATTGCGCTCGGCGGCATTTTGACCGGCCTTCTGAACGATGCCGAGAAGCTGAAGAATCTGACCCGGCTGGAGCGGCTGAACGACTATGTAGGTAATGATCTGTCCAATGTACGGCCATTCCACTGCGGAATCTATGCTCTTAATCCTACCGGCAAAAAGAACCTGTATAAGCTGATTTCCTTGAGCCATACGGAGTACTTCAAGCGTGTGCCGTGCATCCCGAAATCGAAGCTTGAGCAGTACCGCGACGGGCTGATCGTGATTTCCGGCTGTGAACGCGGGGAATTTTTTGAGACCGTGCTCAACAAGACGGTTGAGGAAGCGATGGAGGTTGCCCAGTTCTATGATGTTCTGGAAATTCAGCCGCTGACGATGTATATGCATCTTGTAGATAAAGGGTTTGTGGCAACGGCTGAGGATTTAAGGGATGTTGTGCGCAAAATCTGCGAAATCGGCGAACAGATGAACAAGCCGGTCATTGCCACGGGCAATGTTCATTATCTGGAGCCGCGCCAAAAGCTGTTCCGTGACATCACAATCCACGGAATTACCGGGTTCAGTCCGCTGAAGGATCAGGTCAAGCCGGATGCACATTTCCGGACAACGGATGAAATGCTGGCGGAGTTCGAATTCCTGGGCGCCGAAAAAGCGATGGAGGTTGTTGTCACCAACACCGTAGCGCTTGCCGAGCGGTTCGAGGAATATGATCTGTTCCCGAGCGAACTCTTTACACCGAATATTGAGGGGGCGGACGAAGAAATCCGCAGCACCTGCTATAACACGGCCAAGTCCATCTACGGTGAGGATCTCCCGGAAGTCGTGGTGGCCCGCCTGGAAAAAGAGCTTGCGCCGATTATCAAATACGGCTTCTCAGCCAACTATTTGATTTCTGAGCGGCTTGTTAAAAAGTCGAATCAGGACGGATACCTCGTAGGTTCCCGCGGCTCAGTCGGCTCGTCTGTAGTTGCAACGTTCCTCGGCATCTCTGAGGTTAACCCGCTGCCGGCGCATTACATTTGCCTGAATCCCGAATGCAAGCACAGCGAATGGTTCCTGGACGGCAGCGTGCCGAGCGGTTTTGACCTTCCGGATAAAGCCTGCCCGGACTGCGGCGGCAGGCTGAAGGGAGAGGGGCAGGATATTCCGTTTGAGACCTTCCTTGGCTTCAAAGGGGACAAGGTTCCCGATATCGACCTTAACTTCTCCGGGGAGTACCAGCCCAATGCCCATAACTTTACCAAAACGATGTTCGGCCCGGATAACGTATTCCGTGCAGGAACGATTGGTACGGTTGCGGAGAAGACAGCCTTCGGTTTCACCAAGAAATATGAGGAGCATCACCAGAAGCGCTGGCGGGGGGCCGAGCTTAACCGTCTGGCTGCCGGCTGTACAGGCGTTAAGCGCAGTACCGGCCAGCATCCCGGCGGTATTGTAGTTCTGCCGGATTATATGGAGATTGAGGATATTACACCGGTCCAGTTCCCTGCGGATGATGTATCGGCCGAATGGAAGACAACCCACTTCGACTATCACGCCTTTGATGCCAACCTGCTCAAGCTCGATATTCTGGGCCATGATGATCCGACCATGATGCGTATGCTGCAGGATCTGACCGGCGTCGATCCGACGACCATTCCGATGAATGACCCGAAGGTTATGAGCATGTTTAACTCCACAGAGGCGTTAGGTGTGCGGCCCGAACAGATCCGTACCCCTGTGGCCACTTACGGTGTACCGGAAATGGGGACCAAATTCGTCCGGCAGATGCTGATCGAATCGAAGCCGTCCAGCTTTGCCGACTTATTGCAGATATCAGGACTGTCACACGGTACCGGCGTATGGCTGGGCAATGCACAGGAACTGATCAAAAACAACACCTGCAATATTAAGACCGTAATCGGCTGTCGTGACGATATCATGCTCTATCTGATTTATAAGGCAGGTATGGATGCCAGTCTGGCCTTTAAAATTACGGAAAGCGTGCGTAAAGGAAAAGGGCTGCCGCCCGAATGGATCGAAGAGATGAAGAAATGCAAGGTACCGCAATGGTACATTGATTCCTGTCTGAAGATCCAGTACATGTTCCCTAAGGCGCATGCTGCTGCGTATGTAATCTCTGCAGTGCGGACCGCCTACTTCAAGCTGTATCATCCGATTGAATATTATGCGACCTACTTCTCGGTACGTGCTGCTGACTTTGACATCGAGCTCTGCTGCCAGGGCTATGAAGCAATCAACCGCCAGATCGGCGAGATCGAAGCCAAGGGCTTCCAGGCGCTGCCTAAGGAAAAAGCAATGCTGCCTGTGCTCGAGATGGCACTGGAGATGACGGCGCGCGGGTTCACCTTCAAGAACATCGATCTGTACCGTTCCGATGCGAACCGCTTTACGGTTGACGGCACCAGCCTGATTCCGCCGTTCTCCGCGCTTGCGGGAATCGGTGAGAATGCGGCCATCAATATTGCTGCCGCCAAGGATGCGGGAGAGTTCCTGTCGATTGAGGATTTCCAGCAGAAATCCAAAGCGAGTAAGACTGTGATTGAGCTGCTGACCGGCATGGGCTGCTTCCGGGGACTTCCGGAGAGCAACCAGCTGTCCCTGTTTTAA
- a CDS encoding 1-deoxy-D-xylulose-5-phosphate reductoisomerase produces MKKISILGSTGSIGTQTLDVVAMHPEAFEVDGLAAGSNTALLLEQVRRFQPRRVSVSTKQLADDIRSSLPSGVELFYGNEGLVEIAAGGAADTVVTAVVGSVGLKSTLAAIEAGRHIGLANKETLVTAGHLVTELAERKGVKLLPVDSEHSAIFQCLNGENRADVASITVTASGGSFRDYTRDQLKDVTVEDALRHPNWSMGAKITIDSATMVNKGLEVIEAHHLFGLPYEQVNVLLHPESIIHSYVEFRDSSIIAQLGTPDMRVPIQYALTYPDRWSSPAARLSLAEIGRLTFREMDYVRYPALRLAIECGKTGGTATTAFNAANEIAVARFLRHEISFLRIEEIIEEVLQQHDNVVKPDLEQIELCDAAARELASKL; encoded by the coding sequence GTGAAAAAAATTAGTATTCTCGGCTCGACCGGATCCATTGGCACGCAGACACTGGATGTCGTTGCGATGCATCCGGAAGCCTTTGAAGTAGATGGGCTGGCTGCTGGCAGCAATACCGCCCTATTGTTAGAACAGGTGCGACGGTTCCAGCCGCGGCGTGTGTCTGTATCCACCAAGCAGCTTGCGGATGACATCAGATCAAGCCTGCCGTCCGGTGTTGAACTCTTCTACGGCAACGAGGGATTGGTTGAAATCGCTGCCGGAGGAGCTGCGGATACGGTTGTGACAGCTGTGGTAGGTAGTGTGGGACTGAAGTCAACGCTTGCTGCTATCGAAGCCGGGCGGCATATCGGACTAGCCAATAAAGAAACCCTTGTAACAGCAGGACATCTGGTAACAGAGCTGGCTGAACGAAAAGGGGTTAAACTGCTGCCGGTAGACAGTGAGCACTCGGCAATATTTCAATGTCTGAACGGTGAAAACCGCGCCGATGTTGCGAGTATTACTGTTACCGCCTCAGGCGGCTCTTTCCGCGATTATACCCGCGATCAGCTCAAGGATGTTACCGTGGAGGACGCGCTGCGTCATCCGAACTGGAGTATGGGTGCTAAAATTACCATAGACTCGGCGACAATGGTTAATAAGGGACTTGAGGTGATTGAAGCCCACCATTTGTTTGGCCTGCCCTATGAGCAGGTGAATGTGCTGCTGCACCCGGAGAGCATTATTCACTCCTACGTGGAATTCCGTGACAGCAGTATCATTGCACAGCTCGGTACTCCTGATATGCGCGTGCCGATCCAGTATGCGCTGACCTATCCGGACCGCTGGTCTTCACCAGCAGCCCGTTTGTCACTGGCTGAGATCGGACGCCTGACCTTCCGCGAAATGGATTATGTCCGTTATCCGGCCCTGCGGCTTGCGATCGAATGCGGGAAAACGGGGGGGACGGCAACCACTGCTTTTAATGCAGCCAATGAAATCGCCGTTGCCCGCTTCCTGCGTCATGAGATTTCATTCCTGCGTATTGAGGAAATTATTGAAGAAGTATTGCAGCAGCATGATAATGTTGTTAAACCCGATTTAGAGCAGATCGAACTCTGTGATGCGGCTGCCCGGGAGCTTGCATCCAAGCTGTAA
- the rseP gene encoding RIP metalloprotease RseP, with protein MEMVRVVFLTVLMFFVLVTVHEWGHYYFAKRAGILVREFAIGFGPKLFSYKRGETQFTLRLLPFGGYARMAGEDPEIIEIGQGQMIAVRLGQDNKVKNIYLDSLDTRRNVIRGEAQYTDLENELIIRLDVDGEVTTYDVHPQAMMIKGGQQTQIAPKDRQFGSKTVGQRALAIVAGPVMNFILAFVLFAIHLQMAGIPVENPTIVKVGDISEGMPAQEAGLQKGDIVVSVNGEKIGGDYLKMIELTSESKGKEMNWVLQRGDQTYEVTMIPRSMEGEEGGKVGITPDLQTRRAGFGETITKSSTAMVDTTKLIFTGFKQLINNFNMDDISGPVGTAKMTGQIAQQGIQYLTYWAAILSLYLGIFNLLPVPALDGSRLVFLGVEALRGKPVDPGREGMVHFVGFALLFLVMIAVTYNDILRLITG; from the coding sequence ATGGAAATGGTAAGAGTCGTCTTTTTAACGGTGCTTATGTTTTTTGTTCTGGTGACCGTCCATGAATGGGGACATTATTATTTCGCCAAACGCGCCGGTATTCTTGTACGTGAATTCGCTATCGGTTTCGGCCCGAAACTGTTTTCCTATAAACGCGGTGAAACGCAGTTCACACTCCGTCTGCTGCCTTTCGGCGGATATGCGCGGATGGCCGGGGAAGATCCCGAAATCATTGAAATCGGCCAGGGGCAGATGATCGCCGTCAGGCTGGGACAAGACAATAAAGTCAAAAATATTTATCTCGATTCGCTAGACACCCGCAGAAATGTGATCCGTGGCGAGGCGCAGTATACCGATCTGGAGAATGAATTGATAATCCGGCTTGATGTCGATGGTGAAGTCACTACCTATGATGTACATCCGCAGGCGATGATGATCAAAGGCGGCCAGCAGACGCAGATTGCTCCGAAAGACCGTCAATTTGGCAGCAAAACCGTCGGACAGCGTGCTTTAGCCATTGTTGCCGGACCGGTAATGAACTTTATTCTTGCTTTTGTCCTGTTTGCGATTCATTTGCAGATGGCAGGAATCCCGGTGGAGAATCCTACCATTGTGAAGGTTGGGGACATCAGCGAGGGAATGCCGGCGCAAGAGGCTGGGCTCCAGAAGGGTGATATAGTAGTCTCTGTTAATGGAGAGAAGATTGGCGGGGATTATCTGAAGATGATTGAGCTAACCTCTGAATCCAAGGGCAAAGAGATGAACTGGGTCCTTCAGCGTGGCGATCAAACCTATGAGGTGACTATGATCCCCCGCAGTATGGAAGGTGAAGAAGGCGGCAAGGTAGGGATCACTCCTGACCTTCAGACACGCCGAGCCGGTTTTGGGGAGACGATTACCAAGTCGAGTACGGCCATGGTAGATACAACTAAACTGATCTTTACCGGGTTCAAACAATTGATCAACAATTTCAATATGGATGATATCTCAGGACCGGTAGGAACGGCGAAGATGACCGGCCAGATTGCCCAGCAGGGGATTCAGTATCTGACGTATTGGGCTGCCATTCTTAGCCTGTACTTGGGGATATTCAATCTGCTGCCGGTACCGGCATTAGACGGAAGCCGTCTTGTATTCCTCGGTGTAGAAGCGCTGCGCGGCAAACCTGTAGATCCGGGCCGCGAGGGCATGGTTCATTTTGTCGGATTTGCCTTGCTGTTCCTGGTGATGATCGCTGTAACCTATAATGATATACTGCGCCTGATCACAGGCTGA
- a CDS encoding phosphatidate cytidylyltransferase: protein MKQRLITGIVAGAVFLGLCALGGWSYQLLLTGMALIGMFEFVKMTGLSPFSSTSLLGYASIVCFMIPWGLLGVSPWLSWEQGLWLMLLLFLLVTVFTKNKQDIKITALLFTGIVYIGMGFSYMGTARAAGDEHGLFWTLLLLCCIWGSDAGAYFVGRSFGKNKLWPAISPNKTVEGALGGVLISVVISVIFALFVPDLLTIGRALLIGISCAVLGQLGDLVQSAYKRVYGIKDSGSLLPGHGGILDRCDSWIIVFPFVHIVMLMPYY, encoded by the coding sequence TTGAAGCAACGATTGATTACCGGAATTGTTGCCGGAGCAGTTTTTTTGGGGCTGTGTGCTTTAGGGGGCTGGTCCTATCAGCTCCTGCTGACTGGCATGGCGCTCATCGGGATGTTTGAATTTGTGAAAATGACGGGTCTCTCTCCATTCAGTAGCACTTCCCTGCTTGGATATGCCTCGATCGTTTGTTTCATGATCCCCTGGGGATTGCTTGGTGTCTCGCCTTGGCTGTCCTGGGAACAGGGCTTATGGCTGATGCTGTTATTGTTCCTGCTCGTGACAGTATTCACTAAAAATAAACAGGATATTAAGATCACTGCACTTCTGTTTACCGGGATTGTTTACATAGGAATGGGTTTCTCCTATATGGGTACGGCCCGTGCTGCGGGTGATGAACATGGCCTTTTCTGGACCCTGCTGCTGCTGTGTTGCATTTGGGGCAGCGATGCAGGCGCATATTTCGTTGGCAGAAGCTTCGGGAAGAATAAGCTTTGGCCGGCGATCAGTCCCAATAAGACGGTTGAAGGCGCCCTTGGCGGGGTTCTCATTTCCGTTGTGATTTCGGTTATTTTTGCTCTATTTGTTCCTGATCTGCTGACTATCGGACGAGCACTGCTAATCGGTATTTCGTGTGCTGTTCTCGGTCAGCTTGGAGATCTTGTACAGTCTGCCTACAAACGGGTGTACGGTATTAAGGATTCAGGCTCTCTGCTGCCTGGTCATGGTGGCATACTTGACCGCTGCGACAGCTGGATTATCGTATTTCCTTTCGTACATATCGTAATGCTGATGCCTTACTATTAA
- the nusA gene encoding transcription termination factor NusA, with protein MSMDFIEAMNELEREKGISKDVLFEAIEAALISSYKRNFNAAQNVRVDMNRNTGVIKVFARKLVVEEVLDTRTEISLPAAREINPHFQLEDVAELEVTPRDFGRIAAQTAKQVVTQRIREAERGLIYNAFIDKEDDIVTGLVQRQDMRNIYVDLGKIEAVLPLSELMPGEKFKQSERIKAYITKVENTTKGPQIMLSRSHPGLLKRLFELEVPEIFDGVVEIRSVAREAGFRSKIAVFSRNEEVDPVGSCVGPRGTRVQTIVTELRGEKIDIVRYSDAVQEYVANALSPSKVLEVQVFEAEKMARVIVPDYQLSLAIGIKGQNARLAAKLTGWKIDIKSETQAEQEYGRPKTISDEMHQDSVSID; from the coding sequence ATGAGTATGGATTTTATCGAAGCTATGAATGAACTGGAAAGGGAGAAAGGCATCAGCAAGGATGTGCTGTTTGAAGCCATCGAAGCTGCGCTGATTTCCAGCTATAAACGCAACTTCAATGCGGCGCAGAACGTGCGTGTGGACATGAACCGCAACACAGGCGTAATCAAAGTATTCGCCCGTAAGCTGGTTGTCGAGGAGGTTCTGGATACCCGGACCGAAATTTCCCTGCCGGCAGCCAGAGAGATCAACCCTCATTTCCAGCTGGAGGATGTTGCAGAGCTTGAAGTAACACCGCGCGATTTCGGCCGGATTGCGGCGCAAACCGCCAAGCAGGTTGTAACTCAGCGTATTCGTGAAGCGGAGCGCGGACTTATCTATAACGCTTTTATTGACAAGGAAGATGATATTGTTACCGGCCTTGTACAGCGTCAGGATATGCGGAATATTTATGTCGATCTTGGCAAAATCGAAGCGGTTCTGCCGCTGAGCGAGCTGATGCCGGGTGAGAAGTTCAAGCAGAGCGAGCGGATCAAGGCCTATATCACCAAAGTGGAGAATACGACCAAAGGACCGCAAATTATGCTGTCCCGCAGTCATCCGGGTCTGCTGAAGCGTCTGTTCGAGCTGGAGGTTCCTGAGATTTTTGACGGCGTTGTTGAGATTCGTTCTGTGGCCCGTGAAGCAGGCTTCCGTTCTAAGATCGCTGTATTCTCGCGTAATGAAGAGGTGGATCCGGTCGGCTCCTGCGTTGGCCCAAGAGGGACACGCGTGCAGACCATCGTTACAGAGCTTCGCGGCGAGAAGATTGATATTGTGCGTTATTCAGATGCGGTGCAGGAATATGTGGCTAATGCACTCAGCCCGTCCAAAGTGCTTGAGGTTCAAGTCTTTGAAGCTGAGAAAATGGCCCGTGTCATCGTTCCTGACTATCAATTGTCGCTGGCTATCGGCATCAAAGGGCAAAATGCCCGCCTTGCGGCCAAACTGACCGGCTGGAAAATTGATATCAAGAGCGAAACTCAAGCGGAGCAGGAATACGGCAGACCGAAAACAATTAGCGATGAAATGCATCAGGATTCCGTCTCCATTGATTAA
- the proS gene encoding proline--tRNA ligase, with the protein MAKDKQFVTEITPQSEDFSRWYIDVIKKADLMDYSPVRGCIVFKPEGYEIWEHIQEEMNRRLKATGHRNAYFPVFIPESFFQKEKDHIEGFNPELPWVTEAGGDVLEERLAIRPTSETMFGHMYSKWIQSYRDLPVLINQWANVVRWEKRTLPFIRTTEFLWQEGHTAHETETEAREETMRMLENYRDFVESYLAIPVVTGQKTPSERFAGAVDTYSIEAMMKDGRAVQAATSHYLGTKFATAFDIQYLSRENSLEYVHTTSWGSTTRLIGSLIMVHGDDRGLALPPKVAPTQVIMIPIGPPKTREAVIGRTDELFKQLKDAGVRVRVDDRADLTPGWKFNEYEMRGVPVRLELGPRDMENGVCVLVSRITGEKKVIQQDNLVEEVQAMLEQVHNEMFERALKFREDHFYSVDTLEEMKASMEEKRGFALAGWCGTEECEDKVKEETGAGSRNIPFNPAEQKTTCICCGKPAQHTVVFAKAY; encoded by the coding sequence ATGGCTAAAGATAAGCAGTTCGTAACGGAAATTACGCCTCAGAGCGAGGATTTCTCGCGCTGGTATATCGATGTAATCAAAAAGGCGGATCTGATGGATTATTCACCGGTCCGCGGCTGTATCGTCTTCAAACCGGAAGGCTACGAAATCTGGGAGCACATCCAGGAGGAAATGAACCGCCGCCTTAAGGCTACCGGCCACCGTAATGCCTATTTCCCGGTGTTCATTCCAGAGAGCTTTTTCCAGAAAGAAAAGGATCATATCGAGGGCTTTAATCCTGAGCTTCCTTGGGTAACCGAGGCAGGGGGCGATGTGCTGGAAGAACGTCTGGCAATCCGTCCGACTTCGGAGACCATGTTCGGCCATATGTACTCCAAATGGATTCAATCCTACCGCGACCTTCCGGTGCTGATCAACCAATGGGCCAATGTGGTCCGCTGGGAAAAACGCACATTGCCGTTTATCCGGACGACGGAATTCCTCTGGCAGGAAGGCCACACGGCGCATGAGACCGAAACTGAGGCCCGTGAAGAGACTATGCGAATGCTGGAGAACTATCGTGATTTTGTTGAGAGCTATTTGGCGATTCCGGTTGTTACCGGCCAGAAGACACCTTCTGAGCGTTTTGCCGGAGCTGTTGATACTTACTCTATTGAAGCAATGATGAAGGATGGACGGGCTGTACAAGCAGCGACCTCTCATTATTTGGGAACGAAGTTTGCGACCGCTTTTGACATTCAATATTTGAGCCGTGAGAACTCCCTGGAGTATGTGCATACGACTTCCTGGGGATCTACGACACGCCTGATTGGTTCACTGATTATGGTTCACGGGGATGACCGCGGATTGGCGCTGCCGCCTAAGGTTGCTCCGACACAGGTTATTATGATTCCAATCGGACCGCCTAAGACCCGTGAAGCGGTAATTGGCCGGACGGACGAGCTGTTCAAGCAACTGAAGGATGCTGGAGTGCGTGTGCGTGTAGACGACCGTGCTGATCTGACCCCGGGCTGGAAGTTCAATGAATACGAAATGCGTGGTGTGCCCGTACGTCTGGAGCTGGGCCCGCGTGATATGGAGAACGGCGTCTGCGTACTCGTTTCCCGTATTACCGGTGAGAAGAAGGTCATCCAGCAGGACAACCTGGTGGAAGAAGTGCAGGCCATGCTGGAGCAGGTGCATAACGAGATGTTTGAGCGTGCGCTGAAGTTCCGCGAAGATCACTTCTATTCCGTGGATACCCTGGAAGAGATGAAGGCCTCGATGGAGGAGAAGCGCGGCTTTGCCCTGGCAGGCTGGTGCGGAACCGAAGAGTGCGAAGATAAAGTCAAAGAAGAGACGGGAGCGGGCAGCCGCAATATTCCGTTTAATCCGGCTGAGCAGAAGACGACCTGTATCTGCTGCGGCAAGCCTGCCCAGCATACGGTTGTTTTTGCCAAGGCGTACTAA